A single region of the Streptomyces sp. NBC_01381 genome encodes:
- a CDS encoding ribonuclease inhibitor, which translates to MNDPTAVGPFAFAFAGVPRVVPRPAAELEPLLDWLRGGRPAGERLDFAAGTVLPDGRLDLCKQSLGAEGAALVADALRGGSEAERPSPVRHLLLGTDGLGDEGAAVAAATATGAKGVETLYLGCNGITAGGACRIADQLRASPQVVTGVWLKRNPLGPQGGAAATELIESVRTLRTLDLVQTGLDAAGAAVLADALLAASAAGRRVERVFLGGNPLGPAGAAPLAELVSGGGVRELYVSAAQLGDAGALRIADGLERAPWGGLDRLAVASNGIGPRAAARLVAAAVSAGVELLDLGRVRAAGVLGAADNRVDDAAATAIAGSLAAGEHRLAHLVLSHTGLRSREAHRFLDTAALALTPTRFVLGQGVAASVKRRLAAFSWGIPAPAVPVDVAAVRSVHR; encoded by the coding sequence GTGAACGACCCGACGGCCGTGGGCCCGTTCGCGTTCGCGTTCGCGGGAGTTCCGCGCGTAGTGCCACGACCCGCCGCCGAACTGGAGCCGCTGCTCGACTGGTTGCGGGGCGGCCGTCCGGCAGGCGAGCGCCTCGACTTCGCGGCCGGGACGGTGCTTCCGGACGGGCGGCTCGACCTGTGCAAGCAGTCGCTCGGAGCGGAGGGCGCCGCGCTGGTCGCCGATGCGCTGCGGGGTGGCTCGGAGGCTGAACGGCCTTCTCCCGTACGTCACTTGCTGCTCGGCACCGACGGCCTGGGTGACGAGGGGGCGGCCGTCGCAGCGGCCACCGCGACAGGAGCCAAGGGGGTGGAGACCCTCTACCTCGGCTGCAACGGCATCACGGCGGGCGGCGCCTGCCGCATCGCGGATCAGTTGCGGGCATCGCCGCAGGTGGTGACGGGCGTCTGGCTCAAGCGCAATCCGCTGGGTCCGCAGGGCGGCGCCGCGGCGACCGAACTGATCGAATCCGTACGGACATTGCGCACACTCGACCTCGTCCAGACGGGGCTCGACGCGGCCGGTGCCGCCGTCCTCGCCGACGCGCTGCTCGCGGCGTCCGCTGCGGGCCGGCGCGTCGAGCGGGTCTTCCTGGGCGGCAATCCGCTCGGCCCGGCGGGGGCCGCACCGCTCGCCGAGCTGGTCTCCGGTGGCGGGGTGCGTGAACTGTACGTATCGGCGGCGCAGTTGGGCGACGCGGGAGCGCTGCGGATCGCGGACGGTCTTGAGCGTGCGCCGTGGGGCGGGCTCGACCGCCTCGCCGTCGCCAGCAACGGCATCGGGCCACGCGCCGCCGCGCGCCTGGTCGCGGCGGCCGTCTCCGCCGGGGTCGAGCTGCTCGACCTCGGCCGGGTGCGTGCCGCGGGTGTGCTCGGCGCGGCGGACAACCGTGTCGACGACGCGGCCGCCACCGCCATCGCCGGAAGTCTCGCCGCGGGCGAGCACCGCCTGGCCCACCTGGTGCTCAGCCACACCGGGCTGCGCAGCCGGGAGGCGCACCGGTTTCTGGACACCGCCGCGTTGGCGCTGACGCCTACGCGGTTCGTCCTCGGCCAGGGTG
- a CDS encoding SDR family oxidoreductase produces the protein MSESGGIGEADLAVFHDVVGRLRELPVDDPVRLRAEQVAASFARDGRLRRRKARGAELSAADAAVMAATATGADDRREDAPLVAEASTGAAGVFRRPRPCYVCKASYRQVDSFYHRLCPDCAADNRARRALTTDLSGRRALLTGGRVKIGFQLALMMLRDGAELLVTSRFPHDTERRFRAVPGSEKWLDRLTVLAVDLRDPRQVLGLCEELRQSGEPLDILVNNAAQTVRRPPESYAALSAGESATLPAGARAAPGFRPMRALDGSAARGAIALVLREADEAGLLPDPSPENSWSARLGDLDPAEVLETQLVNALAPALLCDRLLPLLLASPRPRTYIVNVTAVEGRFAVRNKMPGHPHTNMAKAALNMLTRTSAAELAERGVHMCAVDTGWITDENPAPKKDRIAGAGFRTPLDVVDGAARIYDPIVRGEAGAPVSGVFLKDYREAEW, from the coding sequence ATGAGTGAGAGCGGCGGGATCGGCGAGGCGGACCTCGCGGTCTTCCACGACGTGGTCGGCAGACTCCGCGAGCTGCCCGTCGACGACCCGGTGCGGCTGCGCGCCGAGCAGGTCGCCGCGTCCTTCGCCCGCGACGGACGGCTGCGCAGGCGCAAGGCGCGCGGCGCCGAACTCTCCGCCGCCGACGCGGCCGTGATGGCCGCCACCGCCACCGGGGCCGACGACCGCCGCGAGGACGCGCCGCTGGTCGCCGAGGCCTCGACGGGTGCCGCGGGGGTCTTCCGGCGGCCACGGCCCTGCTATGTCTGCAAGGCTTCGTATCGACAGGTCGACTCCTTCTACCACCGGCTCTGTCCCGACTGCGCCGCCGACAACCGCGCCCGGCGCGCGCTCACCACCGATCTGAGCGGGCGCCGCGCGCTGCTCACCGGGGGCCGTGTGAAGATCGGCTTCCAGCTGGCCCTGATGATGCTGCGCGACGGCGCCGAACTCCTGGTCACCAGCCGCTTCCCGCACGACACGGAGCGGCGCTTCCGTGCGGTGCCGGGCAGCGAGAAGTGGCTCGACCGGCTCACGGTGCTCGCCGTCGACCTGCGCGACCCGCGCCAAGTCCTCGGCCTGTGCGAGGAGTTGCGGCAGTCCGGCGAGCCGCTGGACATCCTGGTCAACAACGCCGCGCAGACGGTCCGGCGGCCGCCGGAGTCGTACGCGGCGCTCAGTGCGGGGGAGTCGGCGACGCTGCCCGCCGGGGCGCGTGCGGCGCCCGGGTTCCGGCCGATGCGGGCGCTCGACGGCTCCGCGGCGCGGGGCGCCATCGCCCTGGTCCTTCGCGAGGCCGACGAGGCGGGGCTGCTGCCCGACCCCTCGCCGGAGAACTCCTGGTCGGCCCGGCTCGGCGACCTCGACCCCGCCGAGGTCCTGGAGACCCAGCTGGTCAACGCGCTCGCCCCGGCCCTGCTCTGCGACCGCCTGCTGCCCCTGCTCCTTGCCTCGCCACGGCCCCGTACGTACATCGTCAACGTCACGGCGGTCGAGGGCCGCTTCGCGGTGCGCAACAAGATGCCGGGACACCCGCACACGAACATGGCGAAGGCCGCCCTGAACATGCTCACCCGCACCAGCGCGGCCGAACTCGCCGAGCGCGGCGTGCACATGTGCGCCGTCGACACCGGCTGGATCACGGACGAGAACCCGGCACCCAAGAAGGACCGCATCGCCGGCGCCGGCTTCCGCACACCCCTCGACGTGGTGGACGGCGCGGCGCGGATCTACGACCCGATCGTGCGCGGCGAGGCGGGCGCACCCGTCTCCGGGGTCTTCCTCAAGGACTATCGGGAGGCGGAGTGGTGA